The following coding sequences are from one Nicotiana tomentosiformis chromosome 3, ASM39032v3, whole genome shotgun sequence window:
- the LOC138908270 gene encoding uncharacterized protein yields MEEYEACILGLKLAIDMNIQELLVIGDSDLLVHQVLGEWATMTTKILLYLYYVQELRKRFTKIEFKHVLRIQNEFADALATLSSMIQHPDKNFIDPIPVGIHNQPAYCAHVEEETDENLWFHDIKEYFAKGEYPEHANHTQKQTLRRLSNHFFQSRGILYRRTLDLSYCGVSKPRKHPSWLKRYMPELADHT; encoded by the coding sequence ATGGAAGAAtacgaggcttgcatcttggggcttaagttggccattgacatgaacattcaggaattgctggtaattggtgactcagaccttttggtacaccaggttctaggagaatgggctacaatgACTACCAAAATATTACTGTATCTGTACTATGTGCAAGAATTGAggaagagattcacaaagatagagttcaaacatgttctgagaatccagaatgagttcgcagatgcgttggccactctatcttccatgatacaacacccagacaagaatttcatcgatcctattccAGTAGGTAtccataatcagccagcttattgtgctcatgttgaagaagaaactgaTGAGAATCTGTGgtttcatgacatcaaagaatactttgcaaaaggagagtacccggagcatgcaaatcatactcagaaacaaacactccgaagattatctaaccacttCTTCCAAAGCAGAGGAATTTTGTACAGAAGGACTCTAGATCTGAGTTATTGCGGTGTGTCGAAGCCAAGGAAGCATCCAAGTTGGTTGAagagatacatgccggaacttgcggaccacacatga